The genomic segment ACGTGATGCGCCTTCGCTGATATCGGCAATCACGCCATCACGGATCAAAACCGAGCCTTGGATGATCTCGTCTTCTAGGACGATGCGGGCGTTGGAGAATACCTGTTCGGTCATGCTGTCGCTTCTTTCGTATCATCTGCGTTCGGCGCGGCAAGTGGCAACCACGTGTGAGCGATGAAGGGCTCGCCACGCGCCTTTTCAATGAATAGACCAAGCCCGGAAATGGTGAGTGGACGATCTGTAAACTCGGAAAAAGTCATCGTCAGAACCGTCGACATATGGTCGCGCTCGACCTCATCCACCGGCCCGGTCAGCGTCATATGGAAACGAAAATCATCCATGACATGCGGATAGCCCCAGAGAGAGAGGTTCTGCCGCTGGCTTTCCGTGAGGTTTTGCGGCCTGCGGCGCGCGATGTCGCTGTCGGACAATGGCGCACGGAAAGGATCGAAGTAATCCACGACGTCAGCTGCAAAATCCTGAAGCGGCTGGTAGGGCGCTTGCGGCACCAGCGCGAAGAACGGCCCCAGAGAACCAACCACCAGTGTAGGAATGTCTAGGGTATGCCGTGTCGCGGCAAAAGCGTGAAGGGCGGCCAGAAGATCGGCTTCGCGGCGCTTTTCGGAAAGCTCGAAGGGTGCTTTCAGCGTGGCGTGGAAACCGTACCGACGTGGCTCGGCGGTGATATCCGCATAGGCCTCGTGTTCATTATGGGTCACACCGGAAAACGCGTTGCGCCCCAGCCATCGAGATGCCTTTTCGGTGAGGGCATCATGTTCGGCGGGTGTAAAATAGATGGCGTAGCGCACGTTGGTCGCACTTTCGGTATCAAGGATCAGGATAGTATCTGGAATGACTCGCCCTGGCGAAGCAAGGCCGCAAGAGCGAATTAGAGCCTCTACGTGACGGAATGATGATAGAGCCGAAAAACTCCGCGTGGCGGATGCGTTTTAGGGTGAGGTGGCCAGCTTGCTGGATGGTCTCCGAAATCGAGATGAAACTTCTTCAAACATTGTGCGTTAGTCTTGCAAGTATTCACGGATGCAAGGAGCACAGGCTCATGGAAATCGGAATTCTCGTCGCACTGTTCTTTACAGTATTTGCCGCATCAAGCGTAGGTTGCGCCTATTGGTTCGGCGAACATCGTAATTTTTAAAGTCAGTCACAGCGCAATATTTTTTATTGTGCTTAATCGTTCCGACTATATTGCCTATAAAATAACGAAAGCGCCGCAAGCTTTAAATTGCAGCGCTTTTTTGTTTCTGCGCAATATCAATGCGCGGCGGACATATCGCCCAGCACTTCCTTTGAAGCAACGGTGGAATCCTCATTCAGCTTGTAGACCATGGGAACACCCGTCGCGAGGTTGAGCTTGAGGATTTCTTCCTTGCTCAACTTATCCAGCACCATGACCAGCGAGCGCAGCGAATTGCCGTGGGCGGCAACCAGAACCTTTTCGCCACGCAGCACGCGCGGCAGGATTTCCGTCAGGTAATAGGGCCAGACGCGGGCACCGGTGTCGCGCAGGCTTTCGCCGCCTGGAGGTGGAATATCGTAGGAACGGCGCCAGATATGAACCTGGTCTTCGCCCCATTTTTCACGCGCATCATCCTTGTTCAGACCGGACAGATCGCCGTAGTCGCGTTCGTTCAGCGCCTCGTCCCTAATGGTCTGGAGGTCAGGCTGGCCGACATTGTCGAGCACCATCTGGCAGGTTCTCTGGGCGCGGATGAGCGACGAGGTGTAGGCGATATCGAACTTGATGCCGTAATCGGCAAGTGCCTTGCCGCCTGCATTGGCCTCCTCAACGCCAAGCTCCGTTAGATCGGGGTCGCGCCAGCCGGTGAAGAGGTTCTTGAGGTTCCAGTCACTTTGACCGTGACGAACGAGGACGAGGGTTCCGCTCATATCGATTGCTCTCCGAGTTGATTATTGGTCTTTCGCCAGACCGAGAACGTCCAGCATGGAATATAGGCCGGGCTTTTGCCCATGCGCCCAGACGGCAGCAGCGATGGCGCCGCGCCCGAAAATCGTGCGGTCTGCCGCGTGGTGGGTGAGCGTGACCTGCTCTCCCTCTGCGGCAAAAATAACCGAGTGGTCGCCGACGACCGACCCGCCGCGCAATGTCGCAAAGCCGATCGTCCCGCTTTCACGAGGGCCTGTGTGGCCATCACGCACGCGCACGGAATTGGATGCGAGGTCGATATCCCTGCCTTTCGCAGCCGCCTGGCCCAAAAGCAGGGCAGTGCCAGAGGGGGCATCGACCTTGTGCTTGTGGTGCATTTCGAGAATTTCGATATCCCAGCCATTGGCGTCCAGCGCTTTTGCCGCCTGCCGCGTGAGAACGCTGAGCAGGTTGACGCCGAGGCTCATATTGCCGGATTTGACGACGCGGGCGTGGCGGGCCGCCGCTTCGAACTTCTCCTCATCCGCCACCGAGCATCCCGTGGTGCCGATCACATGGACGATGCGGGCCTGCGCGGCAAGACCCGCGAAAGCAACGCTGCCAGCGGGCGAGGTGAAATCGATGACCCCCTCGGCATGAACGAAAGCCTCGAGCGCATCGCTTGTTATTGCAACGTCGATAGGACCAAGACCGGAAATCTCACCGGCATCACGACCGATAAAGGGTGAGCCTTCGCGCTCGACGGCGGCATGAAGCTGGACACCCGGCGTTTCGTGGATCAGACGGATCAGGGTTTGACCCATCCGTCCAGCCGCGCCGACCACCACCAGTTTCATGCCATTGCCGCTCATACTGCCCTACCTGTAGGTTTCGTTCAAAGACCGCGAACGCCCGTCGCCTGAAGATTGTTTAGGCGAGCGTAAAGACCATCTTCCTGCCGCGCAAGCGTCTCGTGAACGCCTTCTTCCACCACCAGTCCTTCGTTCATCACCACGATCTTGTCAGCCTTGACCACGGTCGACAGACGGTGCGCAATCACAATGACCGTGCGACCCGTCATTGCGGTATCGAGTGCTTTTTGCACCACGGCCTCCGACTCCGTATCCAGCGCTGATGTCGCTTCGTCCAGTAGCAGGATCGGTGCATTGCGGACCAGAGCGCGGGCGATGGACAGGCGCTGGCGTTGACCGCCGGAGAGCGTCATGCCGTTTTCGCCGACCGCCGTTTCGTACCCTTGTGGCTGGGCAAGGATAAAGTCATGCGCAAAGGCCAGCCGTGCTGCCTCTTCGATCTCCGCATCTGTTGCCTCGGGCCTGCCATAGCGGATGTTATCGCGGATCGTTCCTTCGAAGAGATAGGGCTGCTGCGAGACATAAGCGAGGTTCTGGCGGACGGACATGGTCGTGACATCGGCGATATCTTGGCCATCGATCAGAATCGTACCGGCGCTTGGATCGTAAAAGCGCGGAATGAGATTGATGATCGTTGATTTTCCGGCACCGGATGGACCCACGAGAGCGGTCGTCTTACCGCCCTCTGCAATGAAACTCACGCCACGCAGGATCGGGCCGCCGTCTTTGTACGAGAAGACCACGTCACGCAATTCCACCGTCGCATTCGAAATCTTCAACGGTTGCGCATCGGGCTTCTGGCGTTGCACCGGCTCCATATCGAGAATGTCGTAGATCATCTGTGCGTTGACGACAGCGCGTTCCAGCGAAATCTGAACGCGTGCAAGACGGCGTGCAGGATCATAGGCAAGAAGAAGCGCCGTTACGAAGGCAAAGAAAGCGCCCGGAGGGACATTGTCATAGATCGCACGATATGCGGCATAGGCAAGAACACCTGACACCGCGAGACCAGCAAGGGTTTCGGTCAAGGGCGCGCTTTTTTCGGTCAGCCGTGCGATGCGGTTGGCACGCGATTCGGCGGAATCGATCACCGCATCGACACGGGTTTCCAGCTGCTTTTCCATCGTGAAGGCTTTGACGATGGCAATGCCCTGTAGCGTTTCCTGCATGGCACCCAAAACGCGGCTGTTGAGGATAACGGCATCGCGCGTTGCGCTACGAAGTCGCTTGGAGATGTAGCGTAGTCCCAGCACGAGCGGCGGGGCGATGAAGACAATGACGATGGAAAGGATGGGATCTTTTATGATCATCACGCAGACCAGCGCGATGAAGGTGAGCAGATCGCGCGCAACCGTCGTCACTGTCAGATTCATGACATCGCGAATGCCGCCGATATTTTGACTGACCTGGGCTGCCAAGTGCGCGGAACGAGACTCGCTCAGATATCCAACCGACAATGTCATCAGGTGGGAATAGAGCCGCTTCTGATAGCGCGCGACAATATTGTTGCCGATCTTTGAGAGGGCTACGGACTGGCCGTAAGTCGCTATTCCGCGGATGAAAAATGCGGCAAAGATGGATGCGCAGATGATCCAGACAAGATCGGCCCGTCGGTTGACGAAGGCCTCATTGATGATGGAATCCATGATCCACGCTGTGAACGCGGTTGTACCAGCGACGGCCAGTAGGCAGAAAATCGCAAAGGCATAGCCGCGCATATGATCACGGGCATTTTCGGCAAAAATGCGTTTCAGGACTGACGTGATGGTATCGGTATCCATAGGATGCCGTTTTTTGGCGGTCTTCAAGCGTTCATCCACCTTGTGCGGTTGCGGCGGACATGCCGCCCATTCAAGCGGCGTCTATATCCACTCGGGCCGGATTTGACCAGTCCTGACTTTACCCTGGGTGCTGCCAGCGCCGCCCATCCAGCGTCAGGCCGAAATCCGAAGGTGTACGGGCATAGGTCGAAAGACCCGCCAGCGCCGCCTGGGGGTGGGTGACCACATGAGTGGGGATGGCGCGCATGAGGACCTTGTGCGGCGCCTTGTCTTCGAACGCGGCGCGGAACTCCGGCAGTCGCAAGGCGGGAATGATTTTCTGCGATATGCCACCCGCCAGATAAACGCCGCCACGCGCCATGAAGATCAACGCCATGTCGCCCGCGATGCGGCCGAGATAGGTGCTGAACAACGACAGGGTTTCCTTGGCTTCCCGGTTTTCGGCGCTCAGGCCCTTGGCCGTTACGTCTGCGGGATCGGAAAAGACGGGCGTTATGCCGTCGGCCTTACAAATGGCGCGGTAGAGATTGACGAGCCCGCGTCCACAAAGGATTTGCTCGCCTGCGATACGCCCTTCAATGGCGTCGAGATGCGGAAACACCTGATAGTCGCGTGCGCTGCGCGGGCCGATATCGACATGGCCGCCTTCACCGGGAACCGGAAACCACATGTTGCGGGCGTAAACCAGGCCTGCGACGCCAAGCCCGGTACCGGGTCCAAGCACGACACGCGACGCCGTCATATCCGGATTATGGGGGCCGATGGTTTCTCTGTTGTCGCCATCAAGCGACGCAATGGCCAGAGCCTGCGCTTCGAAGTCGTTGATGACGATCACGTCCTTGAGGCCGAGATTGACGAGCATTTCCTTCGGCTTGACGACCCAGTGGCAGTTCGTCAGCGGTATCTCGTCGGTCTCGATCGGACCGGCGACAGCAAGGATCGTGGACACCGGCAGCAAGGCGGTGTGGTTCAGAACCGCATTCTGGATCGCATCATCGATCGATGCGTAATCGGCGGTCTTGACGCTGGTCAGCTGGGTGGGTTCGGCGTTCGCATCCGGCAGAATGCAGAAGCGCGCATTGGTGCCGCCGATATCTCCGATGAGAATCGGAAAGGAAAGTGTGTCGTTCTGCTTGGTCATCGCTGCTCCTGGATGGCCCTGAAATCAATGTGTCGAATGAAAATCGGTCAGCTGTTCGGCCGTGGCGCGGTTCAAGGCCATGGGGATGTCATAGACGGTCGCAAGGCGTGTCAAAGCCTTGACATCGACGTCGTGGGGTAGGGAAGACAAGGGATCGATGAAGAAGATCAGCATGTCCACATCGCCCGTCGCGATCATCGCGCCGATCTGCTGATCACCGCCCAGCGGGCCGCTTTTCAGGCGCACGACGTTCAGACCCGGGCAGGCATCCTGCACCCGCCCGCCGGTGGTGCCGGTGGCAACGATCCTGAATTGCGAGAGAGCGGCCTGATGCCGACGGGCGAAATCCGCCATGTCGTCTTTTTTCTGGTCATGCGCGATCAATGCGATACAGCGTTGCCCTGTCATATGGTATCTGCGCCCCAGCCTTGTTCAGATCGCATTTTCTAAATCGATTTGAAGCCTTCTAGCGCAATTTCACACCGTTTGGAAAGCCGGGCTACCTTAATTCGACGAAGGGCGGGACGATGGTCGCGGCACATCCGCAGGCGGCATGGGCACGCTTGATCTGGACGATTGCGGCACGATGTCCTGTGCTTGGGACGACGGCGCAGACGGCGCGTAGGAATTTTGAGCCGCGACACTTGCCCTGCCTGCCGAGGGAGCCGCTGCGATCGCCGCACAGGCTTTCGGCAAATCGGACACCATCATTGGACGCGGCGGCTTTGGTGGCTTGGCATTCGGGTCTTTCTTCGGTGTCGCCCAAGGCTCCTTGGTAAACCACCATGCCAGCGACTTGTCGCAGCCATCGCCCGCGCCCACGGGTGCCTGCGGCTTGCAGTTCGTTGCGCCGGGCGGGCATTCCAGACGCACATGGAAGTGCTCGTCGTGCCCGTAGATCGGCCTGATCTTGCCCATATAGGTACGGTCGCCGGTCCATGTCTGGCAGAGCTTCTGCTTGATGGCCGGATTGACGAAGATGCGCTCCACCTGCGGATAGCTCGCTGCCATCATCACCAGCTTGGCATTGAGCGGCGACCATTTGCGATCATCCACCGTCAGGAACTTGCTTTTGTCGAGCATGGAGATGAACGGCGTGCTTTCGCGCTGTTCTGCGCTCATGATGCGATCCGGCATGGGACGCCACCAGATGTCGGCATCGAGACCGATCTGGTGCGAGGCATGACCCGTCAGCATCGGGCCGCCACGCGGCTGCGAGATATCACCAATCAGAAGGCCGGGCCAGCCGATCTTTTGGGCATCCTGCGCAAAGCGCTCGATGAAGGAAATCATCTGTGGCTGGCCCCAGCGACGATTGCGAGAAAGGCGCATTGCCTGAAAACCCTGGCCTTCGGTGGGAAGCGCCACGGCACCCGACTGGCAACCCTTGGCATAGGAACCGTAAGAAGCGGAGGGACCAGCGGAGGGAAGGGCGATATTGCCGAAAACCTGTTTTGCCGGACCATCCTGCGCAAAGGCTGAAACGCTATCCATGGCCAGCATGGACATCATCGAAAGTGCCAGGAATGATGCCTTGCCCACGCCTCTTGCCATTTTTTCCATATCGTCCGCCGCCTGCGATGCTTGAAATGATTCTGTCGGAAATATTACGCTGGAACCGGAATTTGGTGAAAGCATGTTTGGCCGATTTTCGCGGCGTAAACGGCTTGTGACCCAAATCCCCTATATTTTGCCAATGTTTGTCTTATGGTGCACGGCAATGAAAACGAAAAGGACTGTCGCTTTATGGCATTGGCAAAGTTGAAATCCGGTGTGTTCGCTCTGGCTGCTCTATCATGTGTTATGACGCCGATAGCGGCACGGGCTCAAGACAGCGAAAACTGGCGCAGCGGGATTTCGACAATTGGCGAACTGAAGCACCCTAATGGGTTTGAACGATTTGATTACGTAAACCCGAATGCGCCCAAGGGTGGAACGCTACGCCTATCGACCGCTGGCACCTTCGATACGGTCAATCCGCTTCTGGCAAAAGGCGAACTTGCGACGGGGCTTGGCGCTGTTTTCGATACGTTGATGAAATCCTCAGAAGAGGAACTATCCTCATCGTATGGCCTTCTGGCCGAGGCGGTCAGCTTTCCAGACGATATTTCCAAGGCCAGTTTCCGGCTGCGAAAAGAAGCGAAGTGGTCCGATGGTCAGCCGGTGACGCCCGAAGATGTCGTTTTCAGTTTCGAAAAGGCGAAGGATTTAAGCCCGCAACTGGCAACTTATTACACCCATGTCACTAAGGCCGAAAAGACCGGTGAACGTGAAGTCACTTTCACCTTCGATGAAAAGAATAATAAGGAACTTCCTCAGATCGTCGGCCAGATCATGGTCGTTCCGAAACACTGGTGGGAAGCCAATGGTGCCGACGGAAAGCTGCGCGACATTTCCCGTGGCACGCTGGAGCCCGTCATGGGGTCTGGCCCATATAAGATCGCGTTCATCGCACCGGGTTCGACCATTACCTATGAGCGGCGCGACGATTATTGGGGTAAGGACGTCAACATTAATGTTGGGATGAACAACTTCAAGACGATCACTTACACCTTCTATACAGACCGCGATGTCGAGTTTCAGGCGTTCAAGGCCGGGAATACGGATTTCTGGCAGGAGAATTCCGCAGGGCGCTGGGCAACGGGTTATGATTTTCCGGCCGTGAAAGACGGTCGTATCAAGAAAGAAGAGTTGCCCAACATCTATCGTTCCGTTGGCATAATGCAGGCACTCGTGCCGAATGGACGACGCGACAAATTCAACGACCCAAAAGTCCGGCTGGCCTTGAACTACGCCTTCGACTTCGAAGAAATGAACCGCACGCTGTTCTATAACCAGTATCAACGCATCGGCAGTTTCTTCATGGGTAGCGACTTAGCATCGTCTGGCCTTCCTCAAGGAAAAGAGCTGGAAATTCTGAACGAAGTCAAAGATCAGATTCCCGCCGACATTTTTACAAAGGAATATACGAACCCGGTAGGCGGCGATCCCTCAAAACAGCGCGACAATCTTCGTGAAGCCGTAAAGCTCATGAAGGAAGCCGGTTATGAGCTTCGTGGCAACCGAATGGTCAACGCGTCCACGGGCCAGCCTTTTGAGTTCGAAATCCTCGTTGATTCCGCAGCGATGGAGCGCGTAGTGGTCACTTACGCGCAAAATCTAAGAAAGATCGGAATCAACGCCACAGTCAGAGTGGTGGATACGTCGCAATACACAAATCGTACCCGGTCTTTTGATTTTGACATGATCGTCAATCTCTGGGCTCAGAGCGCGAACCCAGGAAATGAGCAGGCAGATTATTGGGGCTCGAAGGCGGTCGATCGCCAAGGTTCCAAAAACTATGCGGGCATCAGCAACCCAGCTGTCGATGCAATCGTTCGCAAGATTATCTTTGCCGCAAACCGCGATGACCAAGTCGCAGCCGTCAAGGCGCTGGACCGCGTGCTTCTTGCTGGAAACTACGTGATCCCGCAATTTTATCGCGGTGAAATGACGCTGGCCTACTGGAATACGCTGGTACAACCCCAGACACTGCCCCGATACGGGATCGGTTTCCCCGATGCTTGGTGGTCTGCAAACGCCGCAAAATAACGTGGGCCTTGCTTTATAAGGCAAGCCTTGATTCACATGAGCGATTACGAATCACGACGCCTGCGGTCCTTACCGCAGGCCCGAAAGGAAACGGTTTGACGAAGCCGATGACAACCGAGCCTCTTGCCATGCTGGGACGCGCCTGATGGGAGCCTATATTCTGCGGCGTCTGGCCCTGATGATACCAACCATCATCGGCATCATGGGCATTTCCTTTCTCGTCATTCAGTTTGCACCCGGTGGTCCGGTCGAGCAGGTCGTCGCTCAGCTTTCCGGCTCAGGTGACAGCGCGTCTGACCGCCTGTCTGGTGGTGGTGACCTCATGGGTGGAGGGATGGATGAAAGCGGCTCGAAATATCGCGGCGCGCAGGGTCTCGATCCGGACCTGATTGCCAAGCTGGAAAAGCAGTTCGGTTTCGACAAGCCGCCGCTCACCCGCTTTCTTGAGATGATGTGGAATTACATCCGCTTCGATTTCGGCGACAGTTTCTTCCGCAATTCCTCCGTCATCGACCTCATCATCGACAAGCTACCGGTGTCGATCTCGCTCGGCTTCTGGATATTGATCATCTCCTATGCCATTTCGATCCCGCTCGGCATCAAGAAGGCCGTTTCGGATGGCTCGAAATTCGATGTCTGGACATCGGGAATCGTCATCGTCGGCTATGCGGTGCCGAGCTTCCTGTTCGGCATTTTGCTGATCGTGGTGTTTGCGGGCGGTTCGTTCTTCGACTGGTTCCCCTTGCGAGGGCTGACATCGGATAACTTTGCCGAACTGACATGGTGGCAGAAGATCATCGACTATTTCTGGCACCTGGCGCTGCCGCTCACCGCGCTCGTCCTTTCGGCTTTCGCCACCACAACGCTGCTGACAAAGAATTCCTTCATCGATGAAATCAAGAAGCAATATGTGGTCACGGCCCGCGCCAAGGGTCTGTCGGAACGAAAGGTTCTCTACGGCCACGTCTTCCGCAACGCTATGTTGATCGTCATTGCCGGTTTCCCGGGCGCCTTCATCTCGGCTTTCTTCACCGGGTCGCTGTTGATCGAAAACATCTTCTCGTTGGATGGCCTTGGACGGCTCGGTTATCTCTCGGTCGTCAACCGCGACTATCCGATCGTGTTCGGCACCCTGTTCATCTTCTCGCTGATGGGTCTCGTCGTCAGCCTCATCTCCGACATGATCTACACCTGGATCGATCCGCGCATCGACTTCGAGCGGAGGGACGTGTGATGACCATGACAACGAGTCTCGTAACCGATGCTCCGCCTCAAAAGCGTCCGTTCTTCTCGCCGACAAGCGTGCGGCGCTGGCAGAATTTCAAGGCCAACCGCCGTGGTTACTGGTCCTTCTGGCTGTTCCTCGTGATCTTCGGTCTCAGCCTGTTTGCCGAGTTTCTGGCCAATGACAAGCCGATCATCGCCTCCTACAAGGGCGAGATTCTGGTGCCTGTGATGGTGGATTACCCGGAAGAGAAATTCGGCGGCTTTCTGGCCCAGACGGATTACAAATCCTCCTTCATTCAGGATGAAATCAACGCCAATGGCTGGATGATCTGGCCACCGATCCGCTATTCCTATCAAACGGTCAATTCCAACATTCCGCATTCGGCACCCACAGCACCCTTCTGGCTGATGGATGAGCAGGAGCGTTGTTCCGGTTATCCGCAAGGCGCGGCTGATCCAGGCTGCACGCTCGGTAATCTCAATTGGCTGGGCACGGACAATCAGGCGCGCGACGTGGCTGCCCGTGTCATCTATGGCTTCCGTATCTCCGTGCTGTTCGGTCTGGCGCTTACCATTGCTTCTGCCATCGTCGGTGTCAGCGCCGGTGCGGTGCAGGGCTATTTCGGCGGTTGGACGGACCTTCTGATGCAGCGTTTCATCGAAATATGGTCGTCCATGCCGGTGCTCTATATCCTGCTCATCATCGCCGCTATCCTGCCGCCCGGCTTCTTCGTGCTGCTGGGTATCATGCTGTTGTTTTCCTGGGTGGGCTTTGTCGGCATCGTGCGTGCCGAGTTTCTGCGCGCCCGCAACTTTGAATATGTTAACGCCGCCCGCGCGCTGGGCGTCGGCAACGGCACCATCATGTACCGCCACCTGCTGCCCAATGCCATGGTCGCGACACTGACCTTCCTGCCGTTTATCCTCTCAGGCTCGATCACGACACTCACCTCGCTCGACTTCCTTGGCTTCGGCATGCCGCCCGGCTCGCCATCGCTGGGCGAACTGATCGCGCAGGGCAAGAACAACCTTCAGGCCCCCTGGTTGGGGCTCACGGCCTTCTTCACCATGTCCATCATGCTGTCGCTGCTGATTTTCGTCGGTGAAGCGGTGCGAGATGCCTTCGATCCGAGAAAGACATTCCGATGAGTGCCGTAAAGGATACGATGACCGCTCCGCTTCTTTCCGTCCGTGACCTGTCCGTTGCCTTTCATCAGGGCGGCAAGGAGAGCGTGGCCGTCGATCATGTGTCGTTCGATATCATGCCCGGCGAGATCGTCGCGCTGGTGGGGGAGTCGGGCTCGGGCAAATCGGTAACGGCGAATTCCATTCTGAAGCTTTTGCCATACCCTGCCGCCAGCCATCCCTCCGGGCAGATTCTGTTCGAAGACAAGGATCTGCTGAACGCCTCGATCCGCGAGCTTCGTGCGGTTCGCGGCAACGACATCACCATGATCTTTCAGGAGCCAATGACCTCGCTCAATCCGCTGCACAGCATCGAGCGGCAGATTGGCGAAATCCTCGAGCTTCATCAGGCCATCACCGGCATCGAGGCGCGCAAACGGACGCTGGAACTGCTGTTGCAGGTCGGTATTCGTGAGCCGGAAAAGCGGCTGAAGGCCTATCCGCACGAGCTCTCCGGCGGCCAGCGTCAACGCGTGATGATTGCCATGGCGCTCGCCAACCGGCCGAAGTTGCTGATTGCGGATGAGCCGACGACGGCCCTCGACGTGACGGTGCAGGCGCAAATTCTCGAATTGCTGGGCGATTTGAAGAACCAGCATGACATGTCCATGCTGTTCATCACCCATGATCTCGGCATCGTGCGCAAATTTGCTGATCGCGTGTGCGTGATGACCAAGGGTAAGATCGTGGAGACCGGCACGGTCGAGCAGGTCTTCACCGATCCGCAGCACGCCTATACCCGTCACCTTCTGGCCGCCGAACCGAAGGGCGAACCGCCGCTGTCCGATAGCAGCAAGCCCGTGGTCATGCAGGGAGATGACATCAAGGTCTGGTTCCCGATCAAGGCCGGACTGATGCGCAAGGTGGTGGATCACGTCAAGGCGGTGGATGGAATCGATATGACCCTGCGCGCCGGTCAGACGGTGGGCGTTGTGGGCGAATCCGGTTCGGGCAAGACGACGCTAGGACTGGCGCTGTCGCGACTGATTTCGTCCAAGGGGCGGATCAGCTTTATCGGCCAGTCCATCGATGGCTATTCCTATGCGATGATGAAGCCGCTCAGAAACCGGCTTCAGGTGGTGTTTCAGGACCCCTATGGTTCGCTGAGCCCACGCATGTCGGTGGGTGAAATCATCGCCGAAGGTCTGCGGGTGCATGAAAAATCGCTGTCTGCGGATGAACGGGACCGGCGCGTGGCGCAGGCGCTGGATGAGGTGGGCCTGGATACCGCCACCCGCTGGCGCTTCCCGCACGAATTCTCCGGCGGCCAGAGACAACGCATCGCTATTGCCCGCGCCATGGTGCTCAAACCGCGCTTCGTGATGCTGGACGAACCGACATCGGCGCTGGATATGAGCGTGCAGGCGCAGGTGGTAGACCTGTTGCGCGATTTGCAGGCCCGGCATGATCTGGCCTATCTCTTCATCAGCCACGACCTGAAGGTTGTCAAAGCGCTCGCCAACGACATGATCGTGATGCGCCACGGCAAGGTGGTGGAGAGTGGCCCAGCAAAGTCGATCTTCGAAGCGCCGAAGGAAGACTATACGCGCGCGCTGATGGCGGCGGCTTTCAACATCGAGGCGGTCAAAACGGCAGCGATCAGCGAGTAGGCGTTTTCAAGAACATGCTGGCCTTCTTGGGCCAGCCCACGTACGATGCAACGAGAACGTGGAAAACAATG from the Agrobacterium vaccinii genome contains:
- a CDS encoding DUF1045 domain-containing protein; its protein translation is MRYAIYFTPAEHDALTEKASRWLGRNAFSGVTHNEHEAYADITAEPRRYGFHATLKAPFELSEKRREADLLAALHAFAATRHTLDIPTLVVGSLGPFFALVPQAPYQPLQDFAADVVDYFDPFRAPLSDSDIARRRPQNLTESQRQNLSLWGYPHVMDDFRFHMTLTGPVDEVERDHMSTVLTMTFSEFTDRPLTISGLGLFIEKARGEPFIAHTWLPLAAPNADDTKEATA
- a CDS encoding 2,3-bisphosphoglycerate-dependent phosphoglycerate mutase; amino-acid sequence: MSGTLVLVRHGQSDWNLKNLFTGWRDPDLTELGVEEANAGGKALADYGIKFDIAYTSSLIRAQRTCQMVLDNVGQPDLQTIRDEALNERDYGDLSGLNKDDAREKWGEDQVHIWRRSYDIPPPGGESLRDTGARVWPYYLTEILPRVLRGEKVLVAAHGNSLRSLVMVLDKLSKEEILKLNLATGVPMVYKLNEDSTVASKEVLGDMSAAH
- the dapB gene encoding 4-hydroxy-tetrahydrodipicolinate reductase, which encodes MSGNGMKLVVVGAAGRMGQTLIRLIHETPGVQLHAAVEREGSPFIGRDAGEISGLGPIDVAITSDALEAFVHAEGVIDFTSPAGSVAFAGLAAQARIVHVIGTTGCSVADEEKFEAAARHARVVKSGNMSLGVNLLSVLTRQAAKALDANGWDIEILEMHHKHKVDAPSGTALLLGQAAAKGRDIDLASNSVRVRDGHTGPRESGTIGFATLRGGSVVGDHSVIFAAEGEQVTLTHHAADRTIFGRGAIAAAVWAHGQKPGLYSMLDVLGLAKDQ
- a CDS encoding ABC transporter ATP-binding protein; this encodes MDTDTITSVLKRIFAENARDHMRGYAFAIFCLLAVAGTTAFTAWIMDSIINEAFVNRRADLVWIICASIFAAFFIRGIATYGQSVALSKIGNNIVARYQKRLYSHLMTLSVGYLSESRSAHLAAQVSQNIGGIRDVMNLTVTTVARDLLTFIALVCVMIIKDPILSIVIVFIAPPLVLGLRYISKRLRSATRDAVILNSRVLGAMQETLQGIAIVKAFTMEKQLETRVDAVIDSAESRANRIARLTEKSAPLTETLAGLAVSGVLAYAAYRAIYDNVPPGAFFAFVTALLLAYDPARRLARVQISLERAVVNAQMIYDILDMEPVQRQKPDAQPLKISNATVELRDVVFSYKDGGPILRGVSFIAEGGKTTALVGPSGAGKSTIINLIPRFYDPSAGTILIDGQDIADVTTMSVRQNLAYVSQQPYLFEGTIRDNIRYGRPEATDAEIEEAARLAFAHDFILAQPQGYETAVGENGMTLSGGQRQRLSIARALVRNAPILLLDEATSALDTESEAVVQKALDTAMTGRTVIVIAHRLSTVVKADKIVVMNEGLVVEEGVHETLARQEDGLYARLNNLQATGVRGL
- a CDS encoding glucokinase, with protein sequence MTKQNDTLSFPILIGDIGGTNARFCILPDANAEPTQLTSVKTADYASIDDAIQNAVLNHTALLPVSTILAVAGPIETDEIPLTNCHWVVKPKEMLVNLGLKDVIVINDFEAQALAIASLDGDNRETIGPHNPDMTASRVVLGPGTGLGVAGLVYARNMWFPVPGEGGHVDIGPRSARDYQVFPHLDAIEGRIAGEQILCGRGLVNLYRAICKADGITPVFSDPADVTAKGLSAENREAKETLSLFSTYLGRIAGDMALIFMARGGVYLAGGISQKIIPALRLPEFRAAFEDKAPHKVLMRAIPTHVVTHPQAALAGLSTYARTPSDFGLTLDGRRWQHPG
- a CDS encoding methylglyoxal synthase is translated as MTGQRCIALIAHDQKKDDMADFARRHQAALSQFRIVATGTTGGRVQDACPGLNVVRLKSGPLGGDQQIGAMIATGDVDMLIFFIDPLSSLPHDVDVKALTRLATVYDIPMALNRATAEQLTDFHSTH
- the mepA gene encoding penicillin-insensitive murein endopeptidase; its protein translation is MEKMARGVGKASFLALSMMSMLAMDSVSAFAQDGPAKQVFGNIALPSAGPSASYGSYAKGCQSGAVALPTEGQGFQAMRLSRNRRWGQPQMISFIERFAQDAQKIGWPGLLIGDISQPRGGPMLTGHASHQIGLDADIWWRPMPDRIMSAEQRESTPFISMLDKSKFLTVDDRKWSPLNAKLVMMAASYPQVERIFVNPAIKQKLCQTWTGDRTYMGKIRPIYGHDEHFHVRLECPPGATNCKPQAPVGAGDGCDKSLAWWFTKEPWATPKKDPNAKPPKPPRPMMVSDLPKACAAIAAAPSAGRASVAAQNSYAPSAPSSQAQDIVPQSSRSSVPMPPADVPRPSSRPSSN